Part of the Limihaloglobus sulfuriphilus genome is shown below.
TGGAGACGGATTTGATCCCCGTATTCTGGAGGCATCCAACAGCAATCGAACCGCCAATCTGTTCAATGCATCGCCGCGGATCTATATAAATGCAAAAAGTGTACAGGCCTCACAAAAGGGATTCAAGTACACGTTTGCAGATCATCCTGCTTTTGAGCTTAGCGTGATCATGGCCTTGCCTGCGGGGCAAGAGCCGCCGGTTATCCGATACACTTTTACGCCGAAAAAAGGTGGATATTATTCTGTCGGTTATGTGGGTGCGCCTCAGTATGAAATGGACGAACTTGATGAAATATTTCAGTCCATGCTCTGGCAGGAAAAGCGTTTTCCAAATACAAGTATTATGACCCTGGCTTATAGATGCACTGTCCCCTCGACGTTCATCACCAAAGATGGTGTAACATTAGGCGTAGTTGCTGATCCGGAAGATTTCCCTTTTGAAGAATTGCCTCTAATGGATAATTCCCGGTTTGGTGTGGCAGTTCACAACAAGGAACATCTGGCTCAGCCGATGCTGTTTGCACCGGTACTCGGCGGTAAAGATTCCAAGATGGATTCTGGAGAGCGTTTTACATTCACGATGCGGCCGGTGATCGTAAAGGGTGATTCGACGGTCGCTTTTGAGCATATTGCCCGCAGCATGTACGGATTCAGGGACTATCGAACAAATGCGATATGCTCACTCAACCAGACACTTGAAAACATGGTTGATTACGGCATGAGTCACTGGAGCCGTTTTCTGGAAGATCAAAAGGGATGCAGTTATGATACTGATGCGCCGGGAACTGTTAAAAATGTGTCATCGCTTAATCCGCTGGAACTGGCAATCATTACGGACAATGAAGATATTTTCAATCGCCGCGCCTATCCTTACATAGAATATATGCTTTCACGAAAAAAATTCCTTTTTACAGTAGATGAAAAGCAGAAAATCCAAAGCCCCTCTTACACACTGGAAGGACCTTGTGCCCCGATATCAGAGCTGACTTCGCTTCATACCATTTTTGAACGCGGCACACCGGCGTTCCTGAAACTGGCGGAAAAGGAATTCAACTCATCGCGAGTTCGTAATCTCGATGACGCCGAAACCGGAAGGAGCTGGGATAATGCGTTGTTTATGTATCTGGCCGGCGGTGATAAGCAATATTTAGATTTGGCTGTTAAAGGTGCCGATAACTATATCCAACGCCGGATTGATAGCCCGCAAACAGATTTCAAAGATCCCGATTCGCCAAGTCCGTTTTTCTGGACGGCATTTGTGCCGAATTTTATAGATTTGCTCGAACTGTATGAAGTAACAGGTGAGAGAAAATATCTGAATGCGGCTCACAAAGGAGCCCGCCAATTTACACAATTTACATGGATGTGTCCGGCTATTCCCGACAAGGATATTCTTGTTAACGAAGGCGGAAAGGCACCTTTGTACTGGTATTTAAAAAGCAAGGGTCACAAGCAGATGTCTATTCCGGAAGAAACAGTTCCCGCATGGCGGCTCTCTTCAATGGGTTTGACACCTGAATCTTCCGTAACCTGTTCCGGGCACAGGGCCATTTTTATGGCCAATTACGCACCCTGGCTGATACGGATCGGCTATTATGCAGATGATCCCTATTTGAGTGAGATCGGTCGGTCGGCGATTTTGGGCAGATACTGCAACTTCCCCGGCTACCATATGAATACTGCCCGAACAACGGCATACGAGAAGGCGGACTATCCGCTTAGAGAGCATAAAGAATTGAGTGTTAATTCTTTCCATTACAATCATATCTGGCCGATGATGTCCATGCTGGTTGATTACCTGGTAACCGAGGCGATGGTACGTTCTGACGGGGCGATTCGGTTCCCGTCCAAGTTCATCGAAGGATACGCTTATCTGCAGAACAAGTTTTACGGAACTCAACCCGGCAGCTTCTATAACAATGACGATGCGATCCTCTGGATGCCCAAGGGTTTGCTCAAGATTGACAATGTCGAAGTTAATTATATCGCAGCCCGCGGGGAAAACCGACTGTATCTTGCGTTTATGAATGAGTCATTCGAACCCGTGACGGCACAGGTGTCGCTTAATAATGAGTTAATCCCGCAGGGAAGCTACAAAATACATACCCGCAAGGGCAGCGAGAAAACACAACGCGGCGAAATGACTGGAAATAACCTCTCGATAGAGATTGCTCCTAAGGGCATTACCGCAATCACTGTTGAAGGTGTGGATATTGCTTCACGTTTTCAGTATAAGGTTATGGGAGCGACCGAAGAGAAGGCCTGGAGCAAAGGCTTTGCCGAGTTCGAAGACCCTGCGGGCCGTGCGATGGTTCTTAACCTTGGTAAGGTTGCCAAGACCGTTTATGTTCATCTCAAAGACAGCAAAAAGGATTTCACCCGCGTCGAGCTGGTTTACGAGCTGGGAGACGGCCGGCAGCAGATCGTTGATGAGGCATTCCCGTGGGAATTTACTGTGCCGATCAATGCTGACGCAGAACGGTTTTCATTCAAGATCGTCGGAACCGGCAATGACGGTAAAGAAACGGCGTCAGAAACAGTCGAATTGTTCAAATAGGAAATTCAGACGTGGCCTCGGAAATGACAGCGCGAGAACGATTATTTGCTTGTTTAGAGGGCAAGGCTACTGATCGTGTGCCGGTATGGCTGCTGTTTCCGTATCATCCCAGCCACTACTATGTTGATGTCAGGAATTATCCTGATTATAAGCCGATATTTGACGCTTCAAAGAAATATGCTCTCATGCTCAATCGCCGAAACCTGGGGATACCATCGGATGCCCGGCTTCTAAGTGTACGAAAAAACTCAATACCGCTGTTTACCCCTGAAGTCAGCTACAGAAGCGAGGTTTTTGAGCAGGACGGTGCTAAAATCCTTAGAGAGCATATTGTGTACAGGGGCAGATCTATCTTTGAGGAACAGCATATGTGCGAATCGGGAAGCCGGATCAAAAAACCGATAAATTCAGATTCTGATCTGGAGTTTTTCTGTTCACTGCCGGTTGAGACCGATGAAAGGCGAATTCGCCGCGAACTTGAAACCCGCCTGCCGGAGTATCAGAAAGAAAAGCAGGAGTTTCCAAAGAAATATGGTTCAATGATGCTTGATCTTGGCGAGCCGATTATTCCACTTTATGCCGGGGCCAATCTGGAGGAGTATTCTTTGTGGTCAATAACACAAAAAGAGCTTGTAAAAGATTTTCTCGACAGAAACATGCAGCGCCTTAGGATTATCTATAAGTGGAGCCTGGAAAATGATTTGGCTGATATTTATTTTTTAGTTGGGACTGAGCTGGCGTCTCCGCCTTTAGTCAGCCGCGAAACGTTCAGGAATTGGATCGTTGATTATGATAAAGAGCTGATTGATATGATACACAGTTATGGCAAAAAGGTAATTCAGCATTATCACGGGCAGATACGAGAGGTTTTAAGTGAGTTTTCGTATATGGGAGCCGATGCGATACATACAATTGAAGCTCCTCCAATTGGCAATTGCACATTAACGCAGGCCTACAAAGAGCTTGGTGATAATGTTACACTTATTGGCAACATTCAATATGATGATTTTCGGTCATTTTCAAAAAATCAGATGGCCGCCGCGATAAATTCCGTACTTGATGAATGCAGAGGCAGACGCTTCATCTTATCGCCGACAGCGGGGCCGTTTCTCGAGCCCCTGCCCCGGCAGATGATCGAAAATTACATTACCTTTATGGAAACCGCATGGAACTATCCGCGGCAGCAGTAAAGAGACGTTCACTGCTTTTTGAATAACTGCCAGTCGGCGTTGTATGTCCTTGCTGTTTTCATGATCTCTGACATTTTTGCGACAATATCCGGATGATTATCTGCTATGTTATTCTCTTCGCCAAGGTCTGCTTCGAGGTCGTAGAGCTCTATAGGGGAATCAGGATTCTTATTTACGTCAAGCCGGATTGCTTTCCATCTTCCCATACACACAGCCTGTTTTCCGCCGCGTTCATGGAATTCCCAGTACAGGTATTTATGCCGGGGCTGCTGTTTGCTGCCGAGCAGGGTGGGCAGGAATGATATGCCGTCAGTGTCCCCGGGTGTGTCGATATCAGCAATCTGGCAGAGGGTCGGCATGACATCCCAGAATGCTGAGATATGGTCTGTCAGTGAGCCGGGTTTTATTGTCCCGGGAAGGCGTGCGATCATTGGCACGCGGATACCGCCTTCGTAGAGGTCGCGTTTGTATCCCCTGAGCGGTCCGTTGCTGTCAAAGAAAACAGGGTCGTGTCCTCCTGACTGGTGCGGGCCGTTGTCACTGGTAAAAATTATGAGCGTGTTATGATCAATGTCAAGCTCTTTGAGCAATGCGAGTATTTCACCTGCACCATTGTCGAGGTGCTCTACCATTGCCGCGAAAGCCGCTACCGGGTTTTGCACCTCAGGGCCGCGGTATCTGCCAATTTTATCCTCGAATTGCGGAAACTTTTTTCGGTATTTGTCATGCAGGCCTTTGGGAGCGTGCATTGCGGCATGGGGTATTGTTACCGGTATATAACAGAAAAAAGGAGTACTGCTGCCGGATCGAATGAAATTCTTTGCAGCCTCCATTATAAGATCGTGCGAGTATGTTTTGCCGTCAAGCTCTATCTTGTCACGGTTGTGCCAGAGGTGATCCGGGTAGAAAGTATGGGATTGCCTCTGGCAGTTATAGCCGTAAAATTCATCGAAATGTTCAGCAGGGTCGCTTGCCGAACCCGGGGCGCCAAGCCCCCATTTGCCGAACATGCCGGTTCTGTAACCGGCAGTCTTGAGAAGCCTGGGAATTGTAACCGTATCTGCCGGCATAGGGGACTGCCCCTCGGGCTCGATCTCCTTGTTTCCCCGGACAACCGTGTGCCCTGTGTGCAGGCCGGTCATGAGGCTGCACCGTGACGGTGCGCATACTGTGCTGCCCGAGTAGTGCCGGGTGAACTTCATCCCTTCTGCAGCAAGGCGGTCAATATTCGGTGTTTCAAACTTGCTTTGCCCGTAACAGCTCAGATCGCCCCAGCCCAGGTCATCGGCAAGGATATAGATGATATTAGGTCTTTTGGCTGCCTTCTTCATCGGAGATACGCATGAGTTAAGTAATAAAGCGGTTGAAGCGATTCCGATACTTTTGAGGAAATTACGTCTGTTCATGGTATAGGTCCTACTTGAGTTTATAGTTATGTCCGGGCTGAATGTCAAATGAAATCGCACCTGTTAGAGCATCCACTTCAAATGGGATGATGCTGCCCGCTGCTGAATCAATAACAGTTATCTTATTATCCAGGGCTTTTAACTCAATAATGCTTTGAGAAACGCCGTCAGGGTAATTAAATGTAAACTCTGTCTGCTCCCTTGCTATTGGATATATCTTCACCTTTAACGGAGATTCGTCTGATTCTCTAAGAATTACTATCCCTCTGCCGCCAACGAAACAGGGGGTTTTCTCGAGGGGCATTTTGAAGTCACTCAGCGTAACAGGGCCGACAAATTTTTCTCCGCTGTCATAATCGAACCAGACCCCTTCGGGTAAATAGAGATCAAGCTTACATGATTTATAATTCTTAACCAGAGGGGCAGCCAAGACAGATTCACCAACCATCCATTGATAATGTTCCAGCTTCGAGGTCTCTTTGTCTTCAGGGTATGCAATGCTCAGGGGCGTTAATGTGTATGGATAACCCGTGTCATAGGATTTTATGGCAGCATCATACATGTATGGGGCAAGGGCATAATGGAAGTTCACCATCTTCTTAAACGTATTCTTTTGCTCAGCAGTCCACGTATCCGGCGGGATTTTCCCCATTGCCAACCCCGCGGTAACTGACATCAGCCAACCATGCCGGATAGAACTCTCGGCATTATCAATATTGCCGAAACCAATTGTGTCTGAATAAACATTAGGTGCTCCGCACGCGGCATATTGCATGTAGTTTAGAGGGCAGCGCCGCTGCATAGACTTTGCTCCATAGGTGTCGTTGATACGGAGTAATGTTCCCGGTGAGCTGTAACTTCCACAACGTGCCATAACCAGTCCGCCTTGTTCGGCAATCAAAGCACTCGGCCCGTTGAAAATATCAAAATATGTGCCCATATTCATCATGGTGTCTTCTTTTATGCCGTCAACACGCCATTTGTCGTATTGTTCAATAAACCATTCTGCAGCATCAGGTTTTCGTCCATCTATCATGTAGCAGTCTGTTTGAGGGTAATTACGTGATGCTATCTTTATCACTTCCCCCTCAGGAGACTTTAGGAAATAATCATTGTCCAGGGCGTACTGCGACAAGGGATTGCCTTTGAATTCACGAGGTTTCTCTCTTCCGTCCGGCTTAACGTTTGAAGGATACGGCCCGCCGGGGGGCAGCATATTGCTTCTAAAGCCGATCAGCCATTTCAAATTGTTTTCCTTTAACCAAACTCTGAAATATTCATGGTTCTGAAATTGTTTTCCAAATTTCCCAAAGCTGGTAGTGGTTCCTCCCTCTTCCCAGAATCCAGAGCCGGTTACCAGCCAGCGAATTGGATAACCCTCTTTCAGTAATTCCTCTACCGCATCTTCAACGGCATCGATGCTCGTATTGTATTTCAAGGCATCCCAGGTCTCCCAGCCTAATTCAAATAACCTGAATTTAGGTTTAATATTTGCGTAACCATATTGCTTACGCAGAGAGAGATAGTTTTTGTATATCGTGTGCATATCACCCAAAAAATAGTAGAAGGAAACAGCCCCCTGTGTCTTTATTGCCATACTGTACTGGTCTTTTGACAATGTAACATATTTCTCTCCCTCGTCGAAAAAGACTCCGGCAAGGTTGTTTTCAGGGAAAACGGCAAAAGTGCTGATCCATCTGTTACTTCCGCCGTTATTGAGAAAACTGTATGTCTTGGCCTGATCTTCAACGAGATTAAACGATGAAGGGCCGTAACCGCCGGCATCTCCCAATCCGTGAGCCACGGGCATTCCGCCTGTAGAGATCGAAACATCATTTATGCCGGTGTTTTCCGGAATAACCTTAAAGCACACCACTCCATCATTGATTGTTACATATACCTCGGCCTTTTGACCGTCCTTAGTGCAGACATCGAATCCTCCGGCTGATGAATCTTTTTTGTTTACTTCTATAACCGGCTGCCTGTTAATCTGCAGACCATTTACAGAATGAGGCGGTGCGGTTATATTTTCTTGCCCGTCTGTAAAGCAGAATTTAAAACCGTCCGAGTTGATCTTAACATGGCAGTTACCATTTCTTACAGTATGAACGGCCTGATCGTCAGGGATAAACTCGGCGACGTAACCGTCATTTGGATCAAGCGGAATATCAATCGTACTATTAGATGTAATGTCGGAAAACTCCTGACGCTTAAAAACCTGACGTATGAAGACTCCTGCCTGAATTAAAGGTTTCCCGCTGGATATAACAATAGCTTTATACTTAACACCGTCTTCAAGGAAGGACAGGGAGATATCTTTAAGCTCCTGTTTTTGTTCTTTACCGTTAATCGCTGCTAAGAACCACTTAGTGTTTCTTTTTCTGGCAAACATAGCCAGCACGCCTATCTTACTTTGGTCCAGGACGATAGTCTCATCCCAGACTGCCGGAATATCCATTAATACGTCAAGAGCTCTTTTGGCATTATTGTCGTGTAAAAGGATGTCGGGATTCTCAGAGATGACCTGCATAGGTGATGTGAAAAGTATTGCGGTTGCAAGCTGATGTGCCCAGGTCGTAGGGCCGGCAAGGTGATAGCCCAGCGGGGTGTAATCGGCGTGCCCCACGGCAAAACGGGTAAACGGCAGGGCGGCGTTATGAGATGCTGTGACGGGGCCTTCCCCCATTCTGTTCAGCTCAAGCCCTCGGATTCCTTCCCGTGTTATCTCGTTAGGATATGTTCTGGATTCGCCCGTTGACTTGTGGCATCCGTGGAAGTTTACCATAAGTTTTCTTTGTGCCGCAATTGTCAATGCGGCTATTTCAAAATCGATAGTCTTTTTTGATTCTGAATTCATAAAATCAATCTTTACGCCCGCGGCCCCCGCCTTTTTAAGGTTATCCATAAAATCCCGCATGTCTTTCCAGTTATCTTCGGGGTTATCGAGCATGTTTGAATTAGCCCAGAAAAAAACTCCCACCGATTTTTCGCGGGCGTAAGCACATATTTTTTCAGCATTTTCCCAGTTGTTTTCCCAGGATATCCACCCATCGTCAACAATTGTATATTCAAATCCAAGCTCAGCGGCATAATCAACGAAATCCATTTCTTCTTCGGGGGTGCCTGTTCCAAGGGTGATCCAGCGCCAGACGCTTCTGCCGGGCTTGATATAACTCGTGTCGCTGAAAAGTTTTGGGTCGGGATCCGGGTTGAGATTGCTGATGAGATCGCTATTTACAAGTCCGTTGAGCTCTTTTACAATCACAGCCGCTCTCCAGGGGCTGGTAATAGTTCCATCAACTCTAAAGCCCGCAGAACCTTCGGTAAAGTTGGCCTGAACAATCCTCCCGGGCAGCGACTTTAACCTCATGCCGCTATAATTATAAAGAGCGGCCTCTGAAATGAGCATATAACCTTTATTGTCCGGTAGTTCCACGACCAGCGGCGGTCCCTGTATTGGGCCCTTGGGTGAGACCTTGTGGAGGTTTTCAGCATTTGTCTTTAGCCAGTAACCTGCATAACTTTTGAGTTTATAAAAATTTGGCCTTTCGAAATACCATACCTTGCTATCCGGGGTAATCTTCCAGCTCGAGGTTTCACCCTTTACTGTTCTGCTGCCATTTCCATTGATAATATACCGGTATGCAAAGCCGTCGTTAAAGGCCCTTGCCTGCAGCTTATAAGTTGTAAGTCCTTTTTTTAACGTTATTTCTTGCTGATTGTGGTGGTCCCGGGCGAATGAATGCACACCTCGGGT
Proteins encoded:
- a CDS encoding uroporphyrinogen decarboxylase family protein, with product MTARERLFACLEGKATDRVPVWLLFPYHPSHYYVDVRNYPDYKPIFDASKKYALMLNRRNLGIPSDARLLSVRKNSIPLFTPEVSYRSEVFEQDGAKILREHIVYRGRSIFEEQHMCESGSRIKKPINSDSDLEFFCSLPVETDERRIRRELETRLPEYQKEKQEFPKKYGSMMLDLGEPIIPLYAGANLEEYSLWSITQKELVKDFLDRNMQRLRIIYKWSLENDLADIYFLVGTELASPPLVSRETFRNWIVDYDKELIDMIHSYGKKVIQHYHGQIREVLSEFSYMGADAIHTIEAPPIGNCTLTQAYKELGDNVTLIGNIQYDDFRSFSKNQMAAAINSVLDECRGRRFILSPTAGPFLEPLPRQMIENYITFMETAWNYPRQQ
- a CDS encoding arylsulfatase; the protein is MNRRNFLKSIGIASTALLLNSCVSPMKKAAKRPNIIYILADDLGWGDLSCYGQSKFETPNIDRLAAEGMKFTRHYSGSTVCAPSRCSLMTGLHTGHTVVRGNKEIEPEGQSPMPADTVTIPRLLKTAGYRTGMFGKWGLGAPGSASDPAEHFDEFYGYNCQRQSHTFYPDHLWHNRDKIELDGKTYSHDLIMEAAKNFIRSGSSTPFFCYIPVTIPHAAMHAPKGLHDKYRKKFPQFEDKIGRYRGPEVQNPVAAFAAMVEHLDNGAGEILALLKELDIDHNTLIIFTSDNGPHQSGGHDPVFFDSNGPLRGYKRDLYEGGIRVPMIARLPGTIKPGSLTDHISAFWDVMPTLCQIADIDTPGDTDGISFLPTLLGSKQQPRHKYLYWEFHERGGKQAVCMGRWKAIRLDVNKNPDSPIELYDLEADLGEENNIADNHPDIVAKMSEIMKTARTYNADWQLFKKQ
- a CDS encoding glycoside hydrolase family 97 catalytic domain-containing protein, which translates into the protein MIKKICILVSLVCFKFAAAEQSVYISSPDGSIKAEVFVDQSGRLSCQVQFEGQTVIEKSDLGITVDDIDYGSGFAVDSVKSSTSDNTYSTRGVHSFARDHHNQQEITLKKGLTTYKLQARAFNDGFAYRYIINGNGSRTVKGETSSWKITPDSKVWYFERPNFYKLKSYAGYWLKTNAENLHKVSPKGPIQGPPLVVELPDNKGYMLISEAALYNYSGMRLKSLPGRIVQANFTEGSAGFRVDGTITSPWRAAVIVKELNGLVNSDLISNLNPDPDPKLFSDTSYIKPGRSVWRWITLGTGTPEEEMDFVDYAAELGFEYTIVDDGWISWENNWENAEKICAYAREKSVGVFFWANSNMLDNPEDNWKDMRDFMDNLKKAGAAGVKIDFMNSESKKTIDFEIAALTIAAQRKLMVNFHGCHKSTGESRTYPNEITREGIRGLELNRMGEGPVTASHNAALPFTRFAVGHADYTPLGYHLAGPTTWAHQLATAILFTSPMQVISENPDILLHDNNAKRALDVLMDIPAVWDETIVLDQSKIGVLAMFARKRNTKWFLAAINGKEQKQELKDISLSFLEDGVKYKAIVISSGKPLIQAGVFIRQVFKRQEFSDITSNSTIDIPLDPNDGYVAEFIPDDQAVHTVRNGNCHVKINSDGFKFCFTDGQENITAPPHSVNGLQINRQPVIEVNKKDSSAGGFDVCTKDGQKAEVYVTINDGVVCFKVIPENTGINDVSISTGGMPVAHGLGDAGGYGPSSFNLVEDQAKTYSFLNNGGSNRWISTFAVFPENNLAGVFFDEGEKYVTLSKDQYSMAIKTQGAVSFYYFLGDMHTIYKNYLSLRKQYGYANIKPKFRLFELGWETWDALKYNTSIDAVEDAVEELLKEGYPIRWLVTGSGFWEEGGTTTSFGKFGKQFQNHEYFRVWLKENNLKWLIGFRSNMLPPGGPYPSNVKPDGREKPREFKGNPLSQYALDNDYFLKSPEGEVIKIASRNYPQTDCYMIDGRKPDAAEWFIEQYDKWRVDGIKEDTMMNMGTYFDIFNGPSALIAEQGGLVMARCGSYSSPGTLLRINDTYGAKSMQRRCPLNYMQYAACGAPNVYSDTIGFGNIDNAESSIRHGWLMSVTAGLAMGKIPPDTWTAEQKNTFKKMVNFHYALAPYMYDAAIKSYDTGYPYTLTPLSIAYPEDKETSKLEHYQWMVGESVLAAPLVKNYKSCKLDLYLPEGVWFDYDSGEKFVGPVTLSDFKMPLEKTPCFVGGRGIVILRESDESPLKVKIYPIAREQTEFTFNYPDGVSQSIIELKALDNKITVIDSAAGSIIPFEVDALTGAISFDIQPGHNYKLK